In Luteipulveratus mongoliensis, the DNA window TGAGGGGTCCGTGATCGACAGCACCAGCGACCAGTGTGAGATGACGTGACAACGCCCGTGCCCACCGATCCGGTGTCCTCGTCTGCCAGGGTCGACGTCGCACTGGTCAATCGCGGCCTGGTGCGGTCGCGCGCCCAGGCTCGTGAGCAGATCGATGCTGGCAACGTCACGATCGACGGTGACATCGTCCGGAAGCCATCGGTTCGGGTCAGCGCCGAGCAGGTGATCGCCGTGACAGGTGAGCGCGACCCCTGGGTCGGTCGGGCGGCGTACAAGCTGCTGGCTGCGCTGGAAGCCTTCGGCCCACGCGGTCTCGATGTCGCGGGCGCCCGCTGTGTGGATGTCGGCGCATCGACTGGCGGGTTCACGCAGGTGCTGCTGCACTGTGGGGCGGCGCACGTGGTGGCTCTCGATGTCGGCCGTGACCAGCTTGCGCGCGAGATCGCGAGTGATCCACGGGTGCAAGAGATTTCGGGCACCAGCGTTCGTGGTGTGACAAGCGCGCAGGTGGCTCCCGGCGATGTCGTCGT includes these proteins:
- a CDS encoding TlyA family RNA methyltransferase, with amino-acid sequence MTTPVPTDPVSSSARVDVALVNRGLVRSRAQAREQIDAGNVTIDGDIVRKPSVRVSAEQVIAVTGERDPWVGRAAYKLLAALEAFGPRGLDVAGARCVDVGASTGGFTQVLLHCGAAHVVALDVGRDQLAREIASDPRVQEISGTSVRGVTSAQVAPGDVVVADLSFISLSLVMADIAALTRPSGHVVVLVKPQFEVGREALARDGVVRSGELRARAVEGVLTAARTSDLSPHGLLVSPVVGGTGNQEYLLWLRFGEAGMMTAMDLTQQLAQISGRSGR